The following are encoded together in the Bos taurus isolate L1 Dominette 01449 registration number 42190680 breed Hereford chromosome 12, ARS-UCD2.0, whole genome shotgun sequence genome:
- the GTF3A gene encoding transcription factor IIIA (non-AUG (CUG) translation initiation codon) translates to MEPPASVAEAVSSLTIADAFVAAGEGAAPPPQAPPRSFICSFPSCSAAYNKAWKLDAHLCRHTGERPFVCDHEGCGKAFVRDYHLSRHALIHTGEKPFVCTASGCEQKFNTKSNLKKHFERKHENQQKQYTCSFEGCEKTFKKHQQLKTHQCQHTNEPLFKCAHEGCGKHFASPSSLKRHGKVHEGYICQKQCSFVAKTWTELLKHMRETHKEDIRCGVCQKTFKRKDFLRQHMRMHAPERDVCRCPRAGCGRTYTTAFNLQSHILSFHEQQRPFVCEHAGCGKTFAMKQSLSRHAVVHDPNMKKTKVRPSRGKRSLASRLSGYVPPKRTQGQAVPLPRNGEPLSCMEGHVLSTSPC, encoded by the exons CTGGAGCCGCCGGCCTCGGTGGCCGAGGCGGTGTCGTCCCTGACTATCGCCGATGCATTCGTTGCAGCCGGCGAGGGCGCCGCCCCGCCGCCCCAGGCGCCCCCTCGGAGCTTCATCTGTTCCTTCCCCAGCTGCAGCGCCGCTTACAACAAGGCCTGGAAGCTGGACGCGCACCTGTGCCGGCACACAGGGGAG AGACCATTTGTTTGTGACCATGAAGGCTGTGGCAAGGCCTTCGTCAGGGACTACCATCTCAGCCGCCACGCCCTGATTCACACCGGAGAAAAGCCCTTTGT TTGTACAGCTAGTGGCTGTGAACAGAAATTCAACACAAAATCAAACTTGAAGAAACATTTTGAACGCAAACatgaaaaccagcaaaaacaaTATACA TGCAGTTTTGAAGGTTGTGAGAAGACCTTTAAGAAACATCAGCAGCTGAAAACCCACCAGTGCCAGCACACCAACGAGCCACTGTTCAA GTGTGCCCACGAGGGATGTGGAAAACACTTTGCCTCCCCCAGCAGTCTGAAGCGGCATGGGAAGGTCCATGAGG gctATATATGTCAAAAACAATGTTCTTTTGTGGCAAAAACATGGACAGAGCTTCTAAAACACATGAGAGAAACCCATAAAG AGGACATAAGGTGTGGCGTGTGCCAGAAAACGTTTAAGCGCAAGGACTTCCTGCGGCAGCACATGAGGATGCACGCCCCCGAGCGGGACGTGTGTCGGTGTCCGCGGGCAGGCTGCGGCCGCACCTACACCACCGCGTTCAACCTCCAGAGCCACATCCTCTCCTTCCACGAGCAGCAGCGCCCCTTCGTGTGCGAGCATGCCGGCTGCGGCAAGACCTTTGCCATGAAG CAGAGCCTCAGCAGGCATGCCGTTGTGCATGACCCCAACATGAAGAAAACCAAA GTGAGGCCGTCTCGTGGGAAGCGGAGCCTGGCCTCCCGGCTCAGTGGGTACGTCCCTCCTAAGAGGACACAGGGCCAGGCTGTGCCTTTGCCCAGGAATGGGGAGCCGCTGAGCTGCATGGAAGGCCACGTACTCTCCACGTCGCCATGCTGA
- the MTIF3 gene encoding translation initiation factor IF-3, mitochondrial precursor (The RefSeq protein has 1 substitution compared to this genomic sequence) has protein sequence MAALFLKKLTLQTVKTENYCIRRCLGKYILQGPAPTQQPPRPSCLIHAKAFSTEDTQDEMTKKKKNETAFSSVGRKINERIIHVLDEQGNDLGHMHRANVIRLMAERDLRLVKRDASAEPPQYQLLTGAQIHQERLRLREAERAAPKPGPTLTKELTFSSNIGQHDLDTKSKQIQQWIEKKYKVQITVKKGKSADEPEDKMEEMCNRIVQTMSGIATFSSRPQPIRGGKAVMCVLRPLSKKEEAAWKAAPDTPRRDALNGGDGKDGASGVLPQ, from the exons ATGGCTGCTCTTTTCCTCAAGAAGTTAACATTACAAACGGTAAAGACTGAGAATTACTGCATCAGAAGATGTTTGGGCAAATACATTTTACAGGGGCCAGcgcccacacagcagcccccaaGACCGTCCTGCCTCATTCACGCGAAAGCTTTTAGCACTGAAGACACCCAGGACgagatgacaaagaaaaaaaagaatgagacgGCTTTCAGTAGCGTTGGGAGAAAAATCAACGAGCGCATCATTCACGTGCTGGATGAGCAGGGCAACGACCTGGGCCACATGCACCGGGCAAACGTGATCAGGCTCATGGCTGAGCGGGACCTGCGGCTGGTGAAGAGGGACGCCAGCGCCGAGCCCCCGCAGTACCAGCTCCTGACGGGCGCACAGATCCACCAGGAGCGGCTGCggctcagagaggcagagagggccGCACCCAAGCCGG GACCCACCCTGACCAAGGAGCTgactttttcttcaaatattggaCAACATGATCTGGACACAAAGAGTAAACAGATTCAGCAGTGGATCGAAAAAAAGTACAAAGTCCAGATTACAGTAAAGAAAGGGAAGAGTGCAGACGAGCCCGAGGACAAAATG GAGGAGATGTGTAATCGAATCGTCCAGACCATGTCTGGAATTGCAACCTTCTCATCCCGGCCACAGCCCATCAGAGGAGGCAAGGCTGTGATGTGTGTTCTTCGTCCCTTGAGCAAAAAGGAGGAGGCTGCGTGGAGAGCAGCTCCGGACACCCCAAGAAGAGACGCTCTGAACGGGGGAGACGGGAAGGACGGAGCATCTGGTGTCCTGCCCCAGTGA
- the MTIF3 gene encoding translation initiation factor IF-3, mitochondrial isoform X1, whose amino-acid sequence MAALFLKKLTLQTVKTENYCIRRCLGKYILQGPAPTQQPPRPSCLIHAKAFSTEDTQDEMTKKKKNETAFSSVGRKINERIIHVLDEQGNDLGHMHRANVIRLMAERDLRLVKRDASAEPPQYQLLTGAQIHQERLRLREAERAAPKPGPTLTKELTFSSNIGQHDLDTKSKQIQQWIEKKYKVQITVKKGKSADEPEDKMEEMCNRIVQTMSGIATFSSRPQPIRGGKAVMCVLRPLSKKEEAAWRAAPDTPRRDALNGGDGKDGASGVLPQ is encoded by the exons ATGGCTGCTCTTTTCCTCAAGAAGTTAACATTACAAACGGTAAAGACTGAGAATTACTGCATCAGAAGATGTTTGGGCAAATACATTTTACAGGGGCCAGcgcccacacagcagcccccaaGACCGTCCTGCCTCATTCACGCGAAAGCTTTTAGCACTGAAGACACCCAGGACgagatgacaaagaaaaaaaagaatgagacgGCTTTCAGTAGCGTTGGGAGAAAAATCAACGAGCGCATCATTCACGTGCTGGATGAGCAGGGCAACGACCTGGGCCACATGCACCGGGCAAACGTGATCAGGCTCATGGCTGAGCGGGACCTGCGGCTGGTGAAGAGGGACGCCAGCGCCGAGCCCCCGCAGTACCAGCTCCTGACGGGCGCACAGATCCACCAGGAGCGGCTGCggctcagagaggcagagagggccGCACCCAAGCCGG GACCCACCCTGACCAAGGAGCTgactttttcttcaaatattggaCAACATGATCTGGACACAAAGAGTAAACAGATTCAGCAGTGGATCGAAAAAAAGTACAAAGTCCAGATTACAGTAAAGAAAGGGAAGAGTGCAGACGAGCCCGAGGACAAAATG GAGGAGATGTGTAATCGAATCGTCCAGACCATGTCTGGAATTGCAACCTTCTCATCCCGGCCACAGCCCATCAGAGGAGGCAAGGCTGTGATGTGTGTTCTTCGTCCCTTGAGCAAAAAGGAGGAGGCTGCGTGGAGAGCAGCTCCGGACACCCCAAGAAGAGACGCTCTGAACGGGGGAGACGGGAAGGACGGAGCATCTGGTGTCCTGCCCCAGTGA